The following proteins are co-located in the Leptotrichia trevisanii DSM 22070 genome:
- a CDS encoding thiamine diphosphokinase codes for MEKRYVIFLNGEYKYSQEFMDKLVSEYAVCFCADGGANFAFKYGKMPEVIIGDLDSIEKKVLEYYKSKNILIKKFPKDKDFTDFELILKEINKISENKNFVEKIFVVGGLGKRIDMTLSNLFIMEKYKNLVFLQENEEIFYAEKSFILKNKKEYEFSIIPISEKVEKLTLKGFKFETDKIEVKRESSRLVSNVIVENEASVEFENGKLIIILKKNNKNLLY; via the coding sequence ATGGAGAAAAGATATGTGATTTTCTTGAATGGGGAATATAAATATTCGCAGGAATTTATGGATAAGTTAGTTTCAGAATATGCAGTTTGCTTTTGTGCAGATGGCGGAGCAAATTTTGCTTTTAAATACGGGAAAATGCCAGAAGTTATTATTGGGGATCTGGATTCGATTGAGAAAAAAGTTTTGGAATATTATAAAAGTAAGAATATTTTGATAAAAAAATTCCCAAAAGACAAGGATTTTACAGATTTTGAATTGATTTTGAAAGAAATTAATAAAATTTCGGAAAATAAGAATTTTGTTGAGAAAATATTTGTTGTTGGTGGACTTGGCAAACGAATTGACATGACTTTGAGCAACCTATTCATAATGGAAAAATATAAAAATCTGGTTTTTTTGCAGGAAAATGAAGAAATTTTTTATGCAGAAAAATCTTTTATCCTAAAAAATAAAAAGGAATATGAATTTTCAATCATTCCAATTAGTGAAAAAGTTGAAAAATTAACATTAAAAGGCTTTAAATTTGAAACGGATAAAATTGAGGTAAAAAGGGAAAGTTCTAGGCTTGTGAGCAATGTTATTGTTGAAAATGAGGCTAGCGTGGAATTTGAAAATGGGAAACTGATAATTATTTTGAAAAAAAATAATAAAAATCTTTTATACTAA
- a CDS encoding RluA family pseudouridine synthase, with amino-acid sequence MKKFRIEKEHQRMKISQYLREVQNYSGRSLRNVEVFLNGKQVRLTKKLPSHGNLRVIEKKKGTDIKPIKLPLDIIFEDEDILVVNKEPFLLTHPTQKKADFTLANGIVNHFLEKYGEMRVPRFYNRLDMNTSGLIIIAKNSFAQAFLQNFSIFEKKYLAIVNGIIDGEEIARINEELAKDGEKHKIQDLEKENLKPEIEKVNFGEMKKYDEMEKIENNLTFENKDNKIEENTDFNSKKENNNLNLKSKSNFENIDFNSKNAKDNLNLKNKNDFNNEILEKNGINKIVIERRIFRDGDNLERIIDERGQYAKTAVKVLKTYPEKNVTLVECELFTGRTHQIRVHLKSIGHTIVGDELYGNGLNKELGINRQFLHAYKVKFTHPASKKEVELEISMFADMKEFLEK; translated from the coding sequence ATGAAAAAATTTAGAATTGAAAAGGAACATCAGAGGATGAAAATCTCGCAGTATTTGCGGGAAGTGCAGAATTATTCAGGGAGAAGTTTGAGAAATGTGGAAGTTTTTTTGAATGGAAAGCAGGTAAGGTTAACTAAGAAATTGCCGTCACACGGAAACTTGAGAGTTATTGAGAAGAAAAAGGGGACGGACATTAAGCCGATCAAACTGCCACTTGATATTATTTTTGAAGATGAAGATATTTTGGTTGTGAATAAGGAGCCATTCTTATTGACACATCCGACACAGAAAAAAGCTGATTTTACACTTGCAAACGGAATTGTAAATCATTTTTTGGAAAAATATGGGGAAATGAGAGTTCCACGATTTTACAATAGGCTCGATATGAATACATCTGGGTTGATTATTATTGCTAAAAACAGTTTTGCACAGGCATTTTTACAAAATTTTTCAATTTTTGAGAAAAAATATCTGGCGATTGTGAACGGAATTATCGATGGTGAGGAAATTGCAAGAATCAATGAAGAACTTGCAAAAGATGGGGAAAAACATAAGATTCAGGATTTGGAAAAGGAAAATTTGAAACCTGAAATTGAAAAAGTTAATTTTGGAGAAATGAAAAAATACGATGAAATGGAAAAAATAGAAAACAATTTAACTTTTGAAAATAAAGATAATAAAATTGAAGAAAATACGGATTTTAACAGTAAAAAAGAAAATAATAATTTAAATCTGAAAAGTAAAAGTAATTTTGAAAATATAGATTTTAACAGCAAAAATGCAAAAGATAATTTAAATTTGAAAAATAAAAATGATTTTAATAATGAAATTTTGGAAAAAAATGGAATAAATAAAATAGTTATTGAAAGACGGATTTTTCGGGATGGGGATAATTTGGAAAGAATAATTGATGAGCGGGGGCAATACGCAAAAACAGCTGTAAAAGTCTTAAAAACTTACCCTGAAAAAAATGTAACATTAGTAGAATGTGAACTTTTTACAGGGCGAACGCATCAAATTCGAGTTCACCTAAAATCCATTGGGCATACAATCGTAGGAGACGAACTTTACGGAAATGGCTTAAACAAAGAACTTGGAATAAATAGACAATTTTTGCACGCTTATAAGGTAAAATTTACACATCCTGCAAGCAAAAAGGAAGTTGAATTGGAAATATCAATGTTTGCGGATATGAAGGAATTTTTGGAAAAATAA
- a CDS encoding tetratricopeptide repeat-containing glycosyltransferase family 2 protein, with the protein MKKNHLLSVCMIVKNEEKILEDCLKSVLPVADEIIVVDNGSSDNSLSILKNYGCKIIDGSQFYVDEARNLYLNAAKSEWILIIDADERLDENSYGLLEKTLEKTDEKAYGIQLKNIQYLGKGLWCEVPALRIIRNHKGIKYDNVPIHASLGTSITKMGKKIINSDILLHHIDILINNRAEKKREKYRKGLETMLFSKNKIIDERYYLNMGFYAMEYIAIQEYDKAEDILLKALQKEIKFKPFLMVFLCQLYIITNNFQKLEKLIKSIDFNMQNLLDSADIIGNYYCYLDKNLCREYYMKQCIVNPFKISNYLNLAYLMREKDTTFAKKLIETAFEKNSYLKNPLIYKEGDECNIFKQQSNFIFPIKDLKCNLFLEI; encoded by the coding sequence ATGAAAAAAAATCATTTACTCTCAGTATGTATGATTGTCAAAAATGAAGAAAAAATTTTAGAAGATTGCCTAAAATCAGTATTGCCAGTTGCCGATGAAATTATAGTTGTAGATAATGGAAGTTCAGATAATTCTTTAAGTATTCTAAAAAATTATGGATGTAAAATAATAGACGGTAGCCAATTCTACGTAGATGAAGCAAGGAATTTATATTTAAATGCTGCAAAAAGTGAATGGATATTAATAATAGATGCTGATGAAAGATTAGATGAAAATTCTTATGGATTGCTAGAAAAAACACTAGAAAAGACAGATGAAAAAGCTTATGGAATACAGTTAAAAAATATTCAGTATTTAGGAAAAGGATTATGGTGCGAAGTTCCTGCCTTACGAATTATAAGAAATCATAAGGGAATAAAATATGATAATGTGCCTATTCATGCCTCACTTGGAACATCTATAACAAAAATGGGGAAAAAAATAATAAATTCTGATATTTTACTTCATCACATAGATATTTTGATTAATAATCGAGCTGAAAAGAAAAGAGAAAAATACAGAAAAGGCTTGGAAACAATGCTGTTTTCAAAAAATAAAATCATAGATGAAAGATACTACTTAAATATGGGTTTTTATGCAATGGAATACATCGCTATCCAGGAATACGATAAAGCTGAAGATATCTTATTAAAAGCATTGCAAAAAGAAATAAAGTTTAAACCTTTTCTTATGGTATTTTTGTGTCAACTATACATTATTACAAATAATTTCCAAAAATTAGAAAAGTTAATAAAATCTATAGATTTCAATATGCAGAACTTACTAGATTCAGCAGATATAATAGGAAATTACTATTGTTATTTAGATAAAAACCTATGTAGGGAATACTATATGAAACAATGTATAGTAAATCCATTTAAAATATCAAATTATTTAAATTTAGCATATTTAATGAGAGAAAAAGATACTACTTTTGCTAAAAAACTTATTGAAACAGCATTTGAAAAGAATAGTTACTTGAAAAATCCTTTGATATATAAAGAAGGAGATGAATGTAATATTTTTAAACAGCAATCTAATTTTATTTTTCCAATAAAGGATTTAAAGTGCAATTTGTTCTTGGAGATTTAG
- a CDS encoding MATE family efflux transporter — MKKFDFSVDLINDNILKSLLIFSIPILVSNIFQQLYNMADIAIVGHTLGDNSLAAIGASAAIFELIFGFALGIGNGLSMVTARNYGANNKNLLKKSVAGSIVIGIWITVGVMILSRFILMPLLKILHTPENIIKEAFEYINIITMFIGVTFSYNLSSGLLRAIGNSFMSLVFLVIASILNIFLDIYFITSLKMGIGGAAVATVIAQAISVILSIIYIYVKEPILIPRKKHFRFDKKLYKELLGQGLSMGFMIAIVLMGTLILQYAINGFGYLIIAGHTSARKLMGFCNIPLTTIALALATFVSQNKGANKVDRIRKGVFYANMMDIVFAIGITIFVYLFSKNMIHLMSGSESEIVLHNGSTYLKIASPFFTILGILFNLRYALQALGEKLIPLVSSVIEFFGKIIFVIFIVPKLGYLGVMICEPLIWIVMVGQLGIAFYGNWYVKGYRKL, encoded by the coding sequence ATGAAAAAATTTGATTTTTCTGTTGATTTGATAAATGATAATATTTTGAAGTCGCTTCTGATTTTTTCGATACCGATACTTGTATCGAATATTTTTCAGCAGCTTTACAATATGGCGGATATTGCTATTGTGGGGCATACTTTGGGAGATAACTCGCTTGCGGCTATTGGGGCTTCGGCGGCTATTTTTGAACTGATTTTTGGATTTGCGTTAGGAATTGGAAATGGGCTTAGTATGGTTACAGCTAGAAATTATGGGGCGAATAATAAGAATCTTTTGAAAAAGTCTGTGGCTGGCTCGATTGTTATTGGAATTTGGATTACTGTGGGAGTAATGATTTTATCACGGTTTATTCTTATGCCGCTGTTAAAAATCTTGCATACGCCTGAAAATATTATAAAAGAAGCATTTGAATATATAAACATAATAACAATGTTTATTGGCGTAACTTTTTCCTATAACTTGTCGTCAGGACTTTTACGTGCAATTGGAAACAGCTTTATGTCGCTCGTATTTTTGGTAATTGCTTCAATTTTAAATATTTTCCTTGATATTTATTTCATAACTTCCCTTAAAATGGGAATTGGAGGAGCTGCGGTTGCAACAGTTATTGCACAGGCAATTTCAGTTATCTTAAGTATTATCTACATTTACGTAAAAGAGCCAATTTTAATACCTAGAAAAAAACATTTCAGATTTGATAAAAAATTGTACAAGGAACTGCTTGGACAGGGACTTTCTATGGGATTTATGATTGCAATTGTACTTATGGGAACGCTGATTTTACAGTATGCGATAAATGGGTTTGGGTACTTGATTATCGCTGGGCATACTTCGGCAAGAAAACTTATGGGATTTTGCAACATTCCGCTAACTACAATTGCACTTGCACTTGCAACTTTCGTTTCCCAAAATAAAGGTGCAAACAAAGTAGATAGAATCCGAAAAGGTGTATTTTACGCCAATATGATGGATATAGTTTTTGCAATCGGAATCACAATCTTTGTATATTTATTTTCCAAAAACATGATTCATCTGATGTCAGGCTCCGAATCTGAAATCGTACTGCACAACGGCTCAACCTACCTAAAAATCGCCTCCCCATTTTTCACAATACTGGGAATTCTTTTTAACTTGCGATACGCTTTACAGGCTCTCGGAGAGAAATTAATCCCTCTTGTTTCCAGCGTAATAGAATTTTTTGGAAAAATAATCTTCGTAATTTTTATCGTTCCGAAATTAGGCTATTTAGGTGTAATGATTTGCGAGCCACTGATTTGGATTGTAATGGTGGGGCAACTGGGAATTGCGTTTTATGGGAATTGGTATGTGAAAGGTTATAGAAAACTATGA
- a CDS encoding protein kinase domain-containing protein — protein MVKLLNSKIKNIGDKIGKYEITDNNPNRKGGNGIVYFVKYSQENYALKYVVFNNKMKYKRFQREIKIMEKIKNEVTGIMKIYDSYISEKYQKDQSFGWYIMDKAETLNINEIKEYCINKIVKNVLEVAKTLKELHSKKISHRDIKPENILCIKNKWYLSDFGLVDYPNAKNITIDEKNRALGPRMTIAPEFKRNPDTSEGTKGDIYSFAKTLWIFLTGDKKCFDGQYNFRDEKISIRNYIKDEPLGLIEQLLFEATENNPENRIDIDKVIEYLENFLTYKMEEKINYEWKFISKNLFSDTMPNVVVWENSKQIVDVLNKFSYFNSMNHMFFGAGGLDLKEVKNSNEEGFIELISGGFIYKIKPKSLTFYSFENSEWNYLWLESEEIKLLNKGMKYEEVVEIYPGIYLPNWMWYYQRNMSSVEKRKFPKTARLIKLYSKSNFVIFNKFSQYNKEYTTYNGYENILNKEEFNEIILKCSKSSKNELKILDKIYSFLKVKDIKKEDMSSKILYYFKNLELFLYEIQILNNHKTVKMSEDEKKKFLCKCIKSPELIFEKEKKEISEEEKLKLMAEDIKKIEKVLSYIKEEENLKIEYELKIIIENIDFYIDERNKLNKSDNTMIFDTINDNINFGSCFPKKRRFNKNQILEIKKEILNLGIKNLGLRVKTFLLNNIKIPTKVELDEVLKKGNSFKDNALVLDENGKLELLSIENNEFEISLYPVVIKEFIAYENAVGEYYNEDNKLDHYYERLINKIEQKNQN, from the coding sequence ATGGTAAAATTGTTAAATAGTAAAATAAAAAATATAGGAGATAAGATAGGAAAATATGAAATTACTGATAATAATCCAAATAGAAAAGGAGGAAATGGAATTGTATATTTCGTAAAATATAGCCAAGAAAATTATGCACTAAAATATGTAGTTTTCAATAATAAAATGAAATATAAAAGATTTCAAAGAGAAATAAAAATTATGGAAAAAATTAAAAATGAAGTTACTGGAATTATGAAGATTTATGATTCGTATATATCAGAAAAATATCAAAAAGATCAATCTTTTGGCTGGTATATTATGGATAAAGCTGAAACTTTAAATATAAATGAAATAAAAGAATACTGTATTAATAAAATAGTAAAAAATGTTTTAGAAGTTGCTAAAACTTTAAAAGAATTACATAGCAAAAAAATTAGTCACAGAGATATAAAACCAGAAAATATTCTTTGTATAAAAAATAAATGGTATCTTAGTGATTTTGGGCTTGTTGATTATCCAAACGCCAAAAATATAACTATTGATGAAAAAAATAGAGCATTGGGTCCTAGAATGACAATAGCCCCAGAATTTAAAAGAAATCCAGATACATCAGAAGGAACAAAGGGAGATATATACAGTTTTGCTAAAACTTTGTGGATATTTTTAACAGGAGATAAAAAATGCTTTGATGGGCAATATAATTTTAGAGATGAAAAAATAAGCATTAGAAATTATATTAAAGATGAACCTCTTGGGTTAATAGAACAACTATTATTTGAGGCTACTGAAAATAATCCTGAAAATAGAATAGACATAGATAAGGTAATAGAGTATTTAGAAAATTTTTTAACTTATAAAATGGAAGAAAAAATAAATTATGAATGGAAATTTATATCAAAAAATTTATTTTCTGATACAATGCCAAATGTAGTTGTTTGGGAAAATTCAAAACAAATAGTAGATGTATTAAATAAATTTTCTTATTTTAACTCAATGAATCATATGTTTTTTGGAGCTGGAGGTCTAGACTTAAAAGAAGTAAAAAATTCAAATGAAGAAGGATTTATTGAATTAATTTCGGGAGGATTTATTTATAAAATAAAGCCTAAATCATTAACATTTTATTCATTTGAAAATTCTGAATGGAATTATCTTTGGTTAGAAAGCGAAGAAATAAAATTGTTAAATAAAGGAATGAAATACGAAGAAGTTGTTGAAATTTATCCTGGAATTTACTTGCCAAATTGGATGTGGTATTATCAAAGAAATATGTCTTCTGTAGAAAAAAGGAAATTTCCAAAAACTGCTAGGCTAATTAAATTGTATTCAAAGAGTAATTTTGTAATTTTTAATAAATTTTCTCAATACAATAAAGAATATACAACATATAATGGTTATGAAAATATTCTTAATAAAGAAGAATTTAATGAAATTATACTAAAATGTAGTAAAAGTTCTAAAAATGAATTGAAAATACTTGATAAAATATATAGTTTTTTAAAAGTTAAGGATATAAAAAAAGAGGATATGAGTAGTAAAATTTTATACTATTTTAAAAATTTAGAACTTTTTCTTTATGAAATTCAAATACTTAATAATCATAAAACTGTAAAAATGAGTGAAGATGAAAAGAAAAAGTTTTTATGTAAATGTATAAAAAGTCCTGAGCTTATTTTTGAAAAAGAAAAAAAAGAAATTTCAGAAGAAGAAAAATTAAAATTAATGGCTGAAGATATTAAAAAAATCGAAAAAGTTTTAAGTTATATAAAAGAAGAAGAAAATTTAAAGATAGAGTATGAATTAAAAATCATTATAGAAAATATTGATTTCTACATTGATGAAAGAAATAAATTAAATAAGTCTGATAATACTATGATTTTTGATACAATAAATGATAATATTAATTTTGGTAGTTGTTTTCCCAAAAAAAGAAGATTTAATAAAAATCAAATATTAGAAATAAAAAAAGAAATTTTAAATTTAGGAATTAAAAATCTAGGTTTAAGAGTAAAAACTTTTTTGTTAAATAATATAAAAATTCCTACAAAAGTAGAACTTGATGAAGTTTTAAAAAAAGGAAACAGTTTTAAAGACAACGCTTTAGTTTTAGATGAAAATGGAAAATTAGAATTACTTTCCATAGAAAATAATGAATTTGAAATTTCATTGTATCCTGTAGTAATCAAAGAGTTTATAGCTTATGAAAATGCTGTTGGAGAATATTATAATGAAGATAATAAGCTAGATCATTATTATGAGAGGTTAATTAACAAAATAGAACAAAAAAATCAAAATTAG
- a CDS encoding SDR family NAD(P)-dependent oxidoreductase produces the protein MKTKYTVITGASSGIGRAVALKFSERNKNLILIARRKNLLEDLKSEILKKNPNLEIIVIDFDLTNVSKIPELYSKLNNYHIETLINNAGFGMYGDVKEQPLNKILDMLHLNVEALTLLSSLYVQDYHNEKGSQLINISSAGGYTIVPNAIVYCATKFYVNAFTEGLALELKQNNAQLKVKVLAPAATKTNFGNVATGKTDFDYDKSYPNYHTAEEMADFLIQLYESDKTVGYISRETFEFNLSDEFFQNAFSSKNNVKF, from the coding sequence ATGAAAACAAAATATACTGTTATAACAGGAGCAAGTTCGGGAATAGGTAGAGCCGTGGCTCTAAAATTCTCAGAAAGAAATAAAAATCTTATTCTGATTGCACGGAGAAAGAATTTACTAGAAGACTTAAAAAGTGAAATTTTGAAGAAAAATCCTAATTTGGAGATTATTGTAATAGATTTTGACTTAACAAATGTCAGCAAAATCCCTGAACTATATTCAAAATTAAACAATTATCACATTGAAACTTTAATAAACAATGCAGGTTTTGGGATGTATGGTGATGTAAAAGAGCAGCCTTTAAATAAAATTTTAGATATGCTTCATCTCAATGTAGAAGCATTAACTTTGCTATCTTCTTTATATGTCCAAGATTACCACAACGAAAAAGGCTCTCAATTAATCAATATCTCCTCAGCAGGAGGCTACACAATCGTTCCAAACGCAATTGTCTACTGTGCCACAAAATTCTACGTAAACGCCTTCACAGAAGGACTCGCACTAGAATTAAAGCAAAATAATGCCCAATTAAAAGTAAAAGTCCTAGCCCCCGCTGCTACAAAAACTAACTTTGGAAATGTCGCAACTGGTAAAACTGATTTTGATTATGATAAATCTTATCCAAATTACCACACAGCCGAAGAAATGGCAGATTTTCTCATTCAACTTTACGAAAGCGACAAAACTGTCGGTTACATTAGCCGTGAAACTTTTGAATTTAACTTGTCCGATGAATTTTTTCAAAATGCGTTTAGTTCTAAAAATAATGTGAAATTTTAA
- a CDS encoding MerR family transcriptional regulator: MKKNEQKIMQIKEFSEKTGLTPYTIRFYEKKELFRVKRDEKNRRIYDETDIEWIKMLKRLKDMGMKLSEIKKYSDLRYEGNGTIKERMKILTNHKKYVNIEIEKWQKYLQNLDDKIEIYESFLKSISEK, translated from the coding sequence ATGAAAAAGAATGAACAAAAAATAATGCAAATAAAGGAATTTTCAGAAAAAACAGGCTTAACTCCATATACAATAAGGTTTTATGAAAAAAAGGAGCTGTTTCGTGTAAAAAGAGACGAAAAGAATAGAAGAATATACGATGAAACTGACATTGAATGGATAAAAATGTTAAAAAGATTAAAAGATATGGGAATGAAATTGAGTGAAATTAAGAAATATTCAGATTTACGATATGAAGGGAACGGAACGATAAAAGAAAGAATGAAAATTTTGACAAATCATAAAAAATATGTAAATATAGAAATTGAAAAGTGGCAAAAATATTTACAAAATCTTGATGATAAAATTGAGATTTATGAGAGTTTTTTAAAAAGTATTTCTGAAAAATAA
- a CDS encoding sodium:proton symporter, which produces MEKNENKFVRKPNNFLGLILFAIIYFLVQNVIYPLLGFLFWFSFTLIFGGIADALGILKIKEIQVILTYLFYCVCLVILSGFMCYLGYLCKDFLGKMNKIGLNTVMIVILIYFLYKAAAGDQNSIIDALIDEKKYIFCTIFHISYIMGAFHSDKVKKVLDRIKFKKK; this is translated from the coding sequence ATGGAAAAAAATGAAAATAAATTTGTGAGGAAACCGAATAATTTTTTAGGATTAATTTTATTTGCGATAATTTATTTTTTAGTTCAGAATGTGATATATCCGCTATTAGGATTTTTATTCTGGTTTTCTTTCACGCTGATTTTTGGAGGAATAGCAGATGCTTTGGGAATTTTAAAAATAAAAGAAATTCAAGTTATTTTAACTTATCTATTTTATTGTGTTTGTTTGGTAATATTATCTGGATTTATGTGTTATTTAGGATATTTATGTAAAGATTTTTTAGGAAAAATGAATAAAATAGGATTAAATACCGTAATGATTGTAATATTGATTTATTTTTTGTACAAAGCTGCTGCTGGAGATCAAAATTCAATAATTGATGCTTTAATAGATGAGAAAAAGTATATATTTTGTACTATATTTCATATTTCGTATATAATGGGAGCATTTCATAGCGATAAAGTTAAGAAAGTATTAGACAGAATAAAATTTAAAAAAAAATAA
- a CDS encoding sodium:proton symporter, which produces MKKNTDKLMTKQNNPLGLILFTIIYFLVQAGIYPVLAYLFWFIFTLFSTGVLLEAPEQILKIFIIVFSLFCLIIILGIMYFLGYLCKGFLKKMNKKALIWIMIVILVYFVFRALFENKNSSIMSYLTNGKKYIFCIMSHISYVIGVFFSDKIKKILDTIKSKRK; this is translated from the coding sequence ATGAAAAAAAATACAGATAAACTTATGACGAAACAGAATAATCCTTTAGGATTAATTTTATTTACAATAATTTATTTTTTAGTTCAGGCAGGGATATATCCAGTGTTAGCATATTTGTTTTGGTTTATTTTTACATTATTTTCTACTGGGGTTTTGTTGGAAGCTCCAGAGCAGATTTTGAAGATTTTTATAATTGTGTTTTCGTTGTTTTGCTTGATAATAATATTGGGAATTATGTATTTTTTAGGATATTTGTGCAAAGGATTTTTGAAAAAAATGAATAAAAAGGCATTAATTTGGATAATGATTGTAATATTGGTTTATTTTGTGTTTAGAGCTCTTTTTGAAAACAAAAATAGTTCGATAATGTCTTATTTGACAAATGGGAAAAAATATATATTTTGTATAATGTCGCATATTTCATATGTAATTGGAGTATTTTTTAGCGATAAAATCAAGAAAATATTAGATACAATAAAATCTAAAAGAAAATAA
- a CDS encoding cobyric acid synthase yields MGRKHRNIMLLGTGSNVGKSIINAGFCRIFYQDGYSVVPFKSQNMALNSFITKDGKEMGRAQVVQAEAANIEPQAFMNPILLKPTTDRKSQVIVNGKVYKNMDAREYFAYKHNLKKDIMAAYNHIRDNFDICVLEGAGSPAEINLKEDDIVNTGMAEMADSPVILVADIDRGGVFAAIYGTIMLLEESERKRIKGVIINKFRGDKSLLTPGIEMIEELTNVPVLGVVPFVPLGIEEEDSLGIDKYNVKKEGKIRISVIKLKHISNFTDIDALSHYNDVSLKYVTKSSELGDEDIIVIPGSKNTVEDMKDLIDKNISREIIRLAKKGTIVFGICGGFQIMGQKIMDPQNIESNLKEISGLGLLDIETVMETAKTTTQYENKIKNADGILAGMDGIEIKGYEIHQGYSYPVHEEKTKIKCIFDDEKLKGVVKGNVVGTYIHGIFDNSEFTNHFLNEVRKLKGLDKVDEDFSFKEYKNREYDKLAQILRENVDIDKVYEIMEIK; encoded by the coding sequence ATGGGAAGAAAACATAGGAATATAATGTTGCTGGGGACAGGTTCTAATGTGGGAAAAAGCATAATCAATGCGGGGTTTTGCAGAATATTTTATCAGGACGGGTATAGTGTGGTGCCGTTTAAGTCGCAGAATATGGCTTTAAATTCGTTTATTACGAAGGATGGAAAAGAGATGGGGAGAGCTCAGGTGGTGCAGGCTGAAGCGGCTAATATCGAGCCACAGGCATTTATGAATCCAATTTTGCTAAAGCCTACAACAGACAGAAAATCACAGGTTATTGTGAATGGGAAAGTTTATAAAAACATGGATGCAAGGGAATATTTTGCCTATAAGCATAATTTAAAAAAGGATATAATGGCAGCATATAATCACATAAGGGATAACTTTGATATTTGTGTGCTGGAAGGAGCAGGAAGCCCTGCGGAGATTAACTTGAAGGAAGACGACATTGTAAATACAGGGATGGCGGAAATGGCTGATTCGCCTGTTATTTTGGTTGCTGATATTGACAGAGGCGGTGTTTTTGCGGCAATTTACGGGACAATTATGCTGCTTGAGGAAAGTGAAAGAAAACGTATAAAAGGTGTAATTATAAATAAATTTAGGGGAGATAAGAGCCTTTTGACTCCTGGAATTGAGATGATTGAAGAGTTGACAAATGTGCCTGTTCTGGGAGTAGTGCCGTTTGTGCCATTAGGAATTGAGGAAGAGGACAGTCTAGGGATTGATAAGTATAATGTGAAAAAAGAAGGGAAAATTCGGATTTCGGTTATTAAATTAAAACATATATCGAACTTTACTGATATTGATGCACTTAGCCATTATAACGATGTTTCCTTGAAATACGTTACAAAAAGCTCTGAACTTGGAGATGAGGACATTATTGTTATTCCCGGCTCTAAAAACACTGTGGAAGATATGAAGGACTTGATTGATAAAAATATAAGCAGGGAAATTATAAGGCTTGCAAAAAAAGGAACGATAGTATTTGGAATTTGTGGCGGTTTTCAAATAATGGGACAAAAAATAATGGATCCTCAAAATATTGAGTCTAATCTAAAAGAAATTTCAGGTTTAGGTTTGCTAGACATAGAAACAGTTATGGAAACAGCAAAAACAACAACACAGTATGAAAATAAAATAAAAAATGCAGATGGAATACTCGCTGGAATGGACGGCATTGAAATAAAAGGCTATGAAATACATCAAGGCTACAGTTATCCTGTACACGAGGAAAAAACCAAGATAAAATGTATCTTTGATGATGAAAAGCTAAAAGGCGTTGTAAAAGGAAATGTTGTCGGAACTTATATTCACGGAATATTTGACAATTCTGAATTTACAAATCATTTTCTGAACGAAGTAAGAAAACTTAAAGGACTAGACAAAGTCGATGAAGATTTTAGTTTCAAAGAATATAAAAACAGGGAATACGATAAATTGGCACAAATTTTGCGAGAAAATGTCGATATTGATAAGGTTTATGAAATAATGGAGATAAAATAG